In Paracoccus fistulariae, a single window of DNA contains:
- a CDS encoding cysteine desulfurase family protein — protein MRTYLDWNATTPLRDEVKAAMRAAMEISGNPSSVHSEGRAAKMALEAAREEVATALGAEGADVIFTSGTTEAAAMVLAGKGVHCAPVEHSAIKAWCDDDLAVDGDGIVTVTDPANSTLQIANNETGVMQSLPAGLASSDLTQAFGKVPFAFNWLDITAGFVSAHKLGGPKGIGALILKKGTDIEALIRGGGQEQGRRGGTENLIGILGFAAAATAAQRDLEAGLWDQVAERRDALEARLLAAAPGSRIAGHGARRLPNTTCILTSGWKGETQVMQMDLAGFAISAGSACSSGKVRASGTLQAMGFDDKEAQSAIRISISPDLAEDQMNRFADAWETAYGRWRDRNG, from the coding sequence ATGAGAACCTATCTGGACTGGAACGCGACGACCCCTCTGCGTGACGAGGTGAAGGCCGCGATGCGCGCGGCGATGGAGATCAGCGGCAACCCCTCTTCGGTGCATAGCGAGGGGCGGGCGGCCAAGATGGCGCTGGAGGCCGCGCGCGAAGAGGTTGCGACCGCATTGGGGGCCGAGGGTGCGGATGTGATCTTCACCTCGGGCACGACCGAGGCGGCGGCCATGGTGCTGGCGGGCAAGGGCGTGCATTGCGCCCCGGTGGAACACAGCGCCATCAAGGCCTGGTGCGACGACGATCTGGCAGTCGATGGTGATGGCATCGTCACCGTGACCGACCCGGCGAATTCGACGCTGCAGATCGCCAATAACGAAACCGGCGTGATGCAAAGCTTGCCCGCCGGTCTGGCCTCGTCCGATCTGACGCAGGCCTTCGGCAAGGTGCCCTTTGCCTTCAACTGGCTGGATATCACGGCAGGCTTTGTCAGCGCGCACAAGCTGGGCGGGCCGAAGGGGATCGGTGCGCTGATCCTGAAGAAGGGCACCGATATAGAGGCCTTGATTCGCGGTGGCGGGCAAGAGCAGGGCCGTCGCGGCGGAACGGAAAACCTGATCGGCATCCTTGGCTTTGCCGCCGCAGCCACCGCCGCGCAACGCGATCTGGAGGCCGGGTTGTGGGATCAGGTGGCCGAACGCCGCGACGCGCTGGAGGCCAGGCTGCTGGCAGCCGCGCCGGGATCGCGCATCGCCGGTCATGGGGCCAGACGGTTGCCGAACACGACCTGCATTCTTACATCGGGCTGGAAGGGTGAAACCCAGGTGATGCAGATGGATCTGGCAGGCTTCGCGATCTCGGCGGGCTCTGCCTGTTCCTCGGGAAAGGTCCGGGCCAGCGGGACGCTGCAGGCCATGGGATTTGACGATAAGGAAGCGCAATCCGCGATCCGAATTTCCATAAGCCCCGATTTGGCTGAGGATCAGATGAACCGATTTGCGGATGCATGGGAAACCGCGTATGGACGCTGGCGCGACAGAAATGGCTAG
- the fdxH gene encoding formate dehydrogenase subunit beta yields MSETAAQPKTAVSNPPVQPLEVGFDARDVVRISATSDVPQPDRQLDKLAKLIDISKCIGCKACQSACIEWNDTKPEIGTNIGSYENPHDLTPAMFTLMRFSEWVNPETDNLEWLIRKDGCMHCEDPGCLKACPAPGAIVQYSNGIVDFIHENCIGCGYCVTGCPFDIPRISQVDHKSYKCTLCSDRVAVGQGPACAKACPTQAIVFGTKEDMKAHADERIADLKSRGYDNAGLYDPAGVGGTHVMYVLQHADKPSIYSDLPDNPRISPIVEGWKGVTKTAGLAAMGIAAVGVALHGLFSRGNKVTEEDTEQAEALVDADLHDRRGDV; encoded by the coding sequence ATGAGCGAGACCGCAGCTCAACCCAAAACCGCGGTTTCGAACCCGCCTGTTCAACCGCTGGAAGTTGGCTTTGATGCGCGCGACGTCGTGCGCATCTCGGCCACCTCGGATGTGCCGCAGCCCGATCGCCAGTTGGACAAGCTGGCCAAGCTGATCGACATTTCGAAATGCATTGGCTGCAAGGCCTGCCAATCGGCCTGTATCGAATGGAACGATACCAAGCCCGAGATCGGGACGAATATCGGCAGCTACGAAAACCCGCATGACCTGACACCGGCGATGTTCACGCTGATGCGGTTCAGCGAATGGGTGAACCCTGAAACCGATAATCTGGAATGGCTGATCCGCAAGGATGGCTGCATGCATTGCGAGGATCCGGGCTGCCTGAAAGCCTGCCCGGCGCCCGGCGCCATCGTGCAATATTCCAACGGGATCGTGGATTTCATCCATGAAAACTGCATCGGCTGCGGCTATTGCGTAACGGGCTGTCCCTTCGACATCCCGCGCATCAGCCAGGTGGATCACAAAAGCTATAAATGCACCCTGTGTTCCGACCGTGTCGCCGTGGGTCAGGGGCCGGCCTGCGCCAAGGCCTGTCCGACTCAGGCCATCGTCTTTGGCACCAAGGAGGATATGAAGGCCCATGCGGATGAGCGGATCGCGGATCTGAAATCGCGCGGCTATGACAATGCCGGGCTTTACGATCCCGCAGGCGTCGGCGGCACGCATGTGATGTATGTGCTGCAACATGCCGACAAGCCCTCGATCTACAGCGACCTGCCGGACAATCCGCGGATCTCTCCGATCGTGGAGGGCTGGAAGGGCGTCACCAAGACCGCCGGTCTGGCGGCAATGGGGATCGCGGCTGTCGGCGTGGCGCTGCACGGGCTGTTCTCTCGCGGGAACAAGGTGACCGAGGAGGATACCGAACAGGCCGAGGCGCTGGTCGATGCCGATCTTCATGACCGTCGGGGGGATGTCTGA
- a CDS encoding YifB family Mg chelatase-like AAA ATPase — MVAIAYSVAFEGIEARLVEVQCSVAAGLPGFAIVGLPDKAVSEAKERVKAAFGALSIALPNRRVTVNLSPADLPKEGSHFDLPIALAVLAALEILPGDELARCVCLGELALDGRLAPVTGALPAAMAAAEDDRALICPQPCGAEAAWVDAVPVLAARHLREVIDHLTDRAPLARAAPGSIGTGASHGCMSEVKGQERAKRALEIAAAGRHHLLMVGPPGAGKSMLAARLPGLMPPLAPVEALESSMIHSLAGTLDQGGILRHPPFCEPHHTASMPAIVGGGRGARPGQISLAHNGVLFMDEFPEFPRQVLETLRQPIETGEVVVARANAHIRYPCRFLLVAAANPCRCGHLADAAQACSRAPGCGGDYLGRISGPLMDRFDLRLEVPAVSFLDLELPERGESSARIAERVAAARDIQARRFRDHPHIRVNADASGRVLDEIATPDAEGRDLILKASERLGLTARGYHRILRSARTIADLDGAADLRAPHIAEAISYRLPFVAGG; from the coding sequence ATGGTCGCCATCGCCTATTCCGTCGCCTTCGAGGGGATCGAGGCGCGACTGGTCGAAGTTCAGTGTTCGGTCGCCGCGGGCCTGCCCGGTTTCGCCATCGTGGGCCTGCCGGACAAGGCGGTCAGCGAGGCAAAGGAACGGGTCAAAGCCGCCTTTGGCGCGCTCTCCATTGCGCTGCCGAACCGGCGGGTGACGGTGAACCTGTCGCCCGCCGATCTGCCCAAGGAGGGCTCTCATTTCGATCTGCCCATCGCGCTGGCCGTGCTGGCGGCGCTGGAGATCCTGCCGGGCGATGAGCTGGCGCGCTGCGTCTGTCTGGGAGAGTTGGCTCTGGACGGGCGGCTGGCGCCGGTGACGGGTGCCCTGCCCGCCGCCATGGCCGCCGCCGAGGATGACCGCGCGCTGATCTGTCCGCAGCCCTGCGGGGCCGAGGCGGCCTGGGTCGATGCCGTGCCGGTGCTGGCCGCCCGCCATCTGCGCGAGGTGATCGACCATCTGACCGATCGCGCGCCCCTTGCGCGTGCCGCGCCGGGCAGCATCGGCACGGGCGCCAGCCATGGCTGCATGTCCGAGGTAAAGGGGCAGGAACGCGCCAAACGCGCGCTGGAGATCGCCGCCGCAGGTCGGCACCATCTGCTGATGGTCGGCCCACCCGGCGCGGGGAAATCCATGCTGGCCGCGCGCCTGCCCGGCCTGATGCCGCCGCTGGCCCCGGTCGAGGCGCTGGAAAGCTCGATGATCCATTCGCTGGCCGGGACGCTGGATCAGGGTGGCATCCTGCGCCATCCACCCTTTTGCGAGCCGCATCACACCGCCTCTATGCCTGCGATTGTCGGAGGCGGGCGCGGCGCCCGGCCGGGGCAGATCAGCCTGGCCCATAACGGCGTGCTGTTCATGGATGAATTTCCCGAATTTCCCCGTCAGGTTCTGGAGACGCTGCGCCAACCCATCGAGACCGGAGAGGTCGTCGTGGCCCGCGCCAATGCCCATATCCGCTATCCCTGCCGCTTCCTGCTGGTGGCGGCGGCCAATCCCTGTCGCTGCGGCCATCTGGCGGATGCGGCGCAGGCCTGTTCCCGCGCGCCCGGATGCGGCGGGGATTATCTGGGCCGCATCTCGGGGCCGCTGATGGACCGTTTCGATCTGCGGCTGGAGGTCCCGGCGGTCAGCTTTCTGGATCTTGAATTGCCCGAACGCGGCGAAAGCTCGGCCCGGATCGCCGAACGGGTGGCGGCAGCGCGTGATATCCAGGCGCGGCGGTTTCGCGACCACCCCCATATCCGCGTGAATGCCGACGCCTCGGGGCGCGTGCTGGACGAGATCGCGACACCGGATGCCGAGGGTCGGGACCTGATCCTGAAAGCCTCGGAACGGCTGGGCCTGACGGCGCGCGGCTATCACCGCATCCTGCGCAGCGCGCGCACAATCGCGGATCTGGATGGCGCGGCGGATCTGCGCGCGCCCCATATCGCCGAGGCGATCAGCTATCGCCTGCCCTTCGTCGCAGGCGGCTGA
- the coaBC gene encoding bifunctional phosphopantothenoylcysteine decarboxylase/phosphopantothenate--cysteine ligase CoaBC has translation MMDGKRILLIIGGGIAAYKIPQLIRLIRAEGAHVTPVLTQAGAQFTTPMTVSVLAGEKVHDGLFDIETEADIGHIQLSRDADLVVVAPATADMMAKMANGLADDLASTLLLATDKRVLIAPAMNVRMWHHPATQRNLATLKDDGILMVGPDDGSMACGEFGTGRMSEPDQIVAAIRDALQQPVWPSLPPTRALTSEIPLTLARLNGRHVIVTSGPTHEPIDPVRYIANRSSGSQGAAIAAALRDLGARVSFVTGPASVPPPAGVEVIRVETARQMRDAVEAALPADAAVMAAAVADWRVTNASDSKMKKDGSGRPPALEMSENPDILAWISHLEQDRPRLVVGFAAETNDVLRHATEKRLRKGCDWIVANDVSPETGIMGGQENAVTLISQHGPEEWPRMSKAEVARRLADRIAEEIG, from the coding sequence ATAATGGACGGAAAACGCATCCTTTTGATCATCGGCGGTGGCATTGCCGCCTATAAGATCCCGCAGCTGATCCGGCTGATCCGCGCCGAGGGCGCCCATGTCACGCCGGTTCTGACGCAGGCGGGCGCGCAGTTCACCACGCCGATGACGGTGTCGGTGCTGGCGGGCGAGAAGGTCCATGACGGGCTGTTCGATATCGAGACCGAGGCCGATATCGGCCATATCCAGTTGTCGCGCGACGCCGATCTTGTGGTCGTGGCCCCGGCCACCGCCGATATGATGGCCAAGATGGCCAATGGGCTGGCCGATGATCTGGCCTCGACCCTGCTGCTGGCCACTGACAAGCGCGTGCTGATCGCGCCCGCGATGAATGTGCGCATGTGGCACCACCCGGCGACGCAACGCAATCTGGCCACGCTGAAGGATGACGGCATCCTGATGGTCGGGCCGGATGATGGCAGCATGGCCTGTGGCGAATTCGGCACCGGTCGCATGTCCGAACCCGACCAGATCGTCGCGGCCATCCGCGATGCGTTGCAACAGCCTGTCTGGCCCAGCCTGCCGCCGACGCGGGCGCTGACATCGGAAATTCCGCTGACCCTGGCGCGGCTGAACGGGCGGCATGTCATCGTCACCTCGGGTCCGACGCATGAGCCGATTGATCCGGTGCGTTATATCGCCAACCGCTCTTCCGGGTCGCAGGGCGCGGCGATTGCGGCGGCGCTGCGCGATCTGGGCGCGCGGGTCAGTTTTGTCACCGGCCCGGCCAGCGTTCCCCCACCCGCGGGCGTCGAGGTGATCCGGGTCGAGACCGCCCGCCAGATGCGCGACGCGGTCGAGGCCGCCTTGCCGGCCGATGCCGCCGTCATGGCCGCCGCCGTGGCCGATTGGCGTGTCACCAATGCCTCGGACAGCAAGATGAAAAAGGACGGCTCGGGTCGGCCGCCCGCGCTGGAAATGTCGGAAAACCCCGACATTCTGGCCTGGATCAGCCATCTGGAACAGGATCGTCCGCGCCTTGTCGTGGGATTTGCCGCCGAAACCAACGATGTGTTGCGCCATGCCACGGAAAAGCGGCTGCGCAAGGGCTGCGACTGGATCGTGGCGAATGATGTCAGCCCCGAAACCGGCATCATGGGCGGTCAGGAAAACGCCGTCACCCTGATCTCTCAGCACGGCCCCGAGGAATGGCCGCGCATGTCCAAGGCCGAGGTTGCCCGCCGTCTGGCCGACCGCATTGCCGAGGAAATCGGATGA
- a CDS encoding siderophore-interacting protein, whose product MDQIITRHRHELKRRVLTVTETCRITPNMIRITLQSDDLGDFVSLGPDDHVKLFFQGDGDKPEMRDYTPRAFDTAARTLTLDFAVHGEGPAQEWAEAAKPGDLLHIGGPRGSAVVAPVFDWYLLIGDETALPAIGRWIEEMPAGTHVTSLATVESEAEQQQFDTAATHQPIWVHRPLNLAADPAPLLQALRQITLPPGKGFIWIAAEAGVARAARDHVLSELGHPKEWLKASGYWLLGESDAHQPLD is encoded by the coding sequence ATGGACCAGATCATCACCCGCCACCGGCACGAATTGAAACGCCGCGTGCTGACCGTCACCGAGACGTGCCGCATCACCCCCAACATGATCCGCATCACGCTGCAAAGCGACGATCTGGGCGATTTTGTCAGCCTTGGCCCCGACGACCACGTGAAGCTGTTCTTTCAGGGCGATGGCGACAAGCCCGAGATGCGCGACTACACCCCGCGCGCCTTCGACACCGCCGCAAGAACGCTGACGCTGGATTTCGCCGTGCATGGCGAGGGTCCGGCGCAGGAATGGGCCGAGGCGGCGAAACCGGGTGACCTGCTGCATATCGGGGGGCCGCGCGGCTCTGCCGTGGTGGCGCCGGTCTTTGACTGGTATCTGCTGATCGGCGATGAAACCGCCCTGCCCGCCATCGGCCGCTGGATCGAGGAAATGCCTGCGGGAACCCATGTCACCTCTCTGGCGACGGTCGAATCCGAGGCCGAGCAGCAGCAGTTCGACACCGCCGCCACCCATCAGCCGATCTGGGTGCATCGCCCGCTGAACCTTGCCGCCGACCCCGCACCCCTGCTGCAGGCGCTGCGCCAGATCACCCTGCCGCCGGGCAAGGGCTTTATCTGGATCGCCGCCGAAGCAGGCGTCGCCCGCGCCGCCCGCGACCACGTGCTGTCGGAGCTCGGCCACCCGAAGGAATGGCTTAAGGCCTCGGGCTATTGGCTGCTTGGCGAAAGCGACGCACATCAGCCGCTGGACTGA
- the sufB gene encoding Fe-S cluster assembly protein SufB produces the protein MNSTPDLEVREGVDRETVETVQNMGSYKYGWDTEIEMDYAPKGLNEDIVRLISQKNNEPEWMTEWRLQAFRRWLTMTEPKWAMLNYPEIDFQDQYYYARPKSMEEKPKSLDEVDPKLLATYEKLGIPLKEQMILAGVEGAGEVPAEGRKVAVDAVFDSVSVGTTFKDELAKAGVIFCSISEAIREHPELVKKYLGSVVPQSDNFFATLNSAVFSDGSFVYVPPGVTCPMELSTYFRINAENTGQFERTLIIADKGSYVSYLEGCTAPKRDTNQLHAAVVEIVILEDAEVKYSTVQNWFPGDEEGKGGIYNFVTKRADCREDRAKVMWTQVETGSAITWKYPSCILRGHESQGEFYSIAIANNFQQADTGTKMIHLGKNTRSRIVSKGISAGQAQNTYRGLVTMHPRATNSRNYTQCDSLLIGDKCGAHTVPYIEVKNTSSRVEHEATTSKVDDDQMFYCRQRGMDEEEAVALIVNGFAKEVLQALPMEFAMEAQSLVAISLEGSVG, from the coding sequence ATGAACTCGACCCCCGATCTTGAAGTGCGCGAAGGTGTCGACCGCGAGACGGTTGAAACCGTGCAGAACATGGGCAGCTATAAATATGGCTGGGATACCGAGATCGAGATGGACTATGCCCCCAAGGGGCTGAACGAAGATATCGTCCGCCTGATCTCGCAGAAGAATAACGAACCGGAATGGATGACCGAATGGCGGCTGCAGGCCTTTCGCCGCTGGCTGACCATGACCGAACCGAAATGGGCGATGCTGAACTATCCCGAAATCGATTTTCAGGATCAGTATTACTATGCCCGCCCGAAAAGCATGGAAGAAAAGCCGAAATCGCTGGATGAGGTCGATCCCAAGCTGCTGGCGACCTATGAAAAGCTGGGTATCCCGCTGAAAGAGCAGATGATTCTGGCAGGCGTCGAAGGCGCGGGCGAGGTCCCGGCCGAGGGCCGCAAGGTCGCCGTGGACGCCGTGTTCGACAGTGTCAGCGTGGGCACCACCTTCAAGGATGAACTGGCCAAGGCGGGCGTCATCTTCTGTTCCATCAGTGAGGCGATCCGCGAACATCCCGAACTGGTCAAGAAATATCTGGGCAGCGTCGTGCCGCAATCGGACAACTTTTTCGCCACGCTGAACAGCGCGGTGTTTTCCGACGGCTCATTCGTCTATGTGCCGCCGGGGGTGACCTGCCCGATGGAGCTGTCCACCTATTTCCGCATCAATGCCGAAAATACCGGGCAGTTCGAACGCACGCTGATCATCGCCGACAAGGGCAGCTATGTCAGCTATCTGGAAGGCTGCACCGCGCCCAAGCGCGACACCAATCAGCTTCACGCCGCCGTGGTCGAGATCGTGATTCTGGAAGATGCCGAGGTGAAATACTCGACCGTCCAGAACTGGTTCCCCGGCGATGAAGAGGGCAAGGGCGGCATCTATAACTTCGTGACCAAACGCGCCGATTGCCGCGAGGATCGGGCCAAGGTGATGTGGACGCAGGTGGAAACCGGCAGCGCGATCACCTGGAAATACCCGTCCTGCATCCTGCGCGGCCATGAATCGCAGGGCGAGTTCTATTCCATCGCCATCGCCAACAACTTCCAGCAGGCGGATACCGGGACCAAGATGATCCATCTTGGCAAGAACACCCGCTCTCGCATTGTGTCCAAAGGGATTTCGGCCGGTCAGGCGCAGAATACCTATCGCGGTCTGGTGACGATGCATCCGCGCGCCACCAACAGCCGCAACTATACCCAATGCGACAGCCTGCTGATCGGCGACAAATGCGGCGCCCACACCGTGCCCTATATCGAGGTCAAGAACACCAGCAGCCGCGTGGAACATGAGGCCACGACCAGCAAGGTCGATGACGACCAGATGTTCTATTGCCGCCAGCGCGGCATGGATGAGGAAGAGGCCGTGGCCCTGATCGTCAACGGCTTTGCCAAGGAAGTGCTGCAGGCGCTGCCGATGGAATTCGCCATGGAGGCACAATCGCTGGTCGCGATCTCTCTGGAAGGTTCGGTGGGATGA
- the fdnG gene encoding formate dehydrogenase-N subunit alpha yields the protein MNIDLSRRGFLKLAGAGVAATSLGAMGFGEAEAAETAHVRAFKLTTTTETRNTCPYCSVACGIIMYSKGDVKAGEQADLLHIEGDVDHPTNRGTLCPKGAALKDFVKAPTRLTKPRYRAAGSDELVEISWDEALDKIARAMKDDRDANMVQVNEDGTPVNRWTTAGFLAASATTNETAWLTYKTVRSMGIVGFDNQARVUHGPTVSSLGPTFGRGAMTNSWTDIKNTDLVIVMGGNAAEAHPCGFKWVTEAKAHRGARLIVVDPRYNRTAAVSDYYSPIRPGSDISFLMGVIRWLIENDKVNWEYVTNYTNAAFLVKDEFGWSDGLFSGYDEEKRDFDKSSWDYKKDAEGYAQVDMTLKDPRCVWNLLKAHVDVYTPEFVEDICGTPKEKFLHICEMIGECSAPDKVMTSMYALGWTQHSKGAQNIRGMAMIQLILGNIGMAGGGMNALRGHSNIQGLTDIGLMSNLIPGYLNIPTEKETDWQTYISSRSFVPLRPGQTSYWQNYPKFMVSFMKAMWGDAATAENDWAFHYLPKLDVPTYDVLRMFELMNQGQINLYFCQGFNPLLSFPNRGKLTEALSKLKMLVVMDPLATETSHFWENHGIYNDVDPASIQTEVLELPTTCFAEDEGALVNSGRWLQWHWAGATPPGEAKHDTWIMAQIFRRVRKLYEEEGGVFPDPILNLTWNYADPDEPMPDELAREMNGRALTPVYDTADPTKVVVEAGKQLKNFSQLRDDGSTMCGCWIYSGCWNEDGNNMARRDNSDPSGLGVFADWAFAWPVNRRILYNRASADMQGRPWDPERALLAWNGERWEGPDVPDISPTAKPGEVMPFIMNPEGTSRLFTRGMMRDGPFPTHMEPFESPVENVFNAKMRGNPASRVFVDDAEQFATSDEFPFVGTSYRLTEHFHYWTKHNPVNATLQPQFFVEISVELANEKGIRNGGRVRVWSKRGEVWAKAVVTKRIQPLTVRGKTVHVVGIPLHWGFMGAAKKGFGPNSLTPFVGDANVETPEFKAFLVNIEPAAEEPVA from the coding sequence ATGAATATCGACCTTTCGCGGCGCGGCTTTCTGAAGCTGGCGGGTGCGGGGGTTGCGGCAACGTCGCTTGGGGCCATGGGCTTCGGCGAGGCTGAGGCGGCGGAAACCGCGCATGTGCGCGCCTTCAAGCTGACCACCACCACGGAAACCCGCAATACCTGTCCCTACTGCTCGGTCGCTTGCGGCATCATCATGTATTCCAAGGGCGACGTGAAAGCGGGCGAGCAGGCCGACCTGCTGCATATCGAAGGCGATGTCGATCACCCGACGAACCGCGGCACGCTGTGCCCCAAGGGCGCGGCGCTGAAGGATTTCGTCAAGGCCCCCACTCGTCTGACCAAGCCGCGCTACCGCGCCGCGGGCTCGGACGAACTGGTCGAGATCAGCTGGGACGAAGCGCTGGACAAGATTGCGCGTGCCATGAAGGACGACCGCGATGCCAATATGGTGCAGGTCAACGAGGACGGCACCCCGGTCAATCGCTGGACGACCGCAGGCTTCCTGGCTGCTTCGGCAACGACAAACGAAACCGCATGGCTGACCTATAAGACGGTCCGTTCCATGGGGATCGTCGGATTCGATAACCAGGCGCGCGTTTGACACGGCCCCACGGTGTCCAGTTTGGGCCCGACTTTTGGCCGTGGAGCGATGACCAACTCCTGGACCGACATCAAGAATACTGACCTTGTTATCGTCATGGGCGGTAACGCAGCCGAGGCGCATCCCTGCGGCTTCAAATGGGTGACCGAGGCCAAGGCCCATCGTGGCGCGCGGCTGATCGTGGTCGATCCGCGCTATAACCGCACGGCCGCCGTGTCGGATTACTATTCCCCGATCCGTCCGGGCAGCGATATCAGCTTCCTGATGGGGGTGATCCGCTGGCTGATCGAAAACGACAAGGTCAACTGGGAATATGTCACCAACTACACCAACGCAGCCTTCCTGGTGAAGGATGAGTTCGGCTGGAGCGACGGGCTGTTCAGCGGTTATGACGAGGAAAAGCGCGACTTCGACAAGTCAAGCTGGGACTACAAGAAGGATGCCGAAGGCTACGCGCAGGTCGATATGACCCTCAAGGATCCGCGCTGCGTCTGGAACCTGCTCAAGGCCCATGTCGATGTCTATACGCCGGAATTCGTCGAGGATATCTGCGGAACGCCGAAGGAAAAGTTCCTGCATATCTGCGAGATGATCGGGGAATGCAGCGCGCCGGACAAGGTCATGACCTCGATGTATGCGCTTGGCTGGACACAGCATTCCAAGGGCGCGCAGAACATTCGCGGCATGGCGATGATCCAGCTGATCCTGGGCAATATCGGCATGGCCGGTGGCGGCATGAACGCATTGCGCGGGCATTCCAACATCCAGGGCCTGACCGATATCGGTCTGATGTCGAACCTGATCCCGGGCTATCTGAACATCCCGACCGAAAAGGAAACCGACTGGCAGACCTATATCTCGTCGCGGAGCTTCGTGCCGCTGCGGCCGGGCCAGACCAGCTATTGGCAGAATTACCCGAAATTCATGGTCAGCTTCATGAAGGCCATGTGGGGGGATGCGGCCACGGCGGAAAATGACTGGGCCTTCCACTACCTGCCCAAGCTGGACGTGCCGACCTATGACGTCCTGCGCATGTTCGAACTGATGAACCAGGGCCAGATCAACCTGTATTTCTGCCAGGGCTTCAATCCGCTTCTGTCCTTCCCCAACCGGGGCAAGCTGACCGAGGCGCTGTCCAAGCTGAAAATGCTGGTGGTCATGGATCCGCTGGCGACGGAAACGTCGCATTTCTGGGAGAACCACGGCATCTATAATGACGTGGACCCGGCCAGCATCCAGACCGAGGTTCTGGAACTGCCCACGACCTGCTTTGCCGAGGATGAAGGCGCGCTGGTCAATTCGGGACGCTGGCTGCAATGGCACTGGGCCGGGGCGACCCCGCCGGGCGAGGCCAAGCATGACACCTGGATCATGGCACAGATCTTCCGCCGCGTGCGCAAGCTCTATGAGGAAGAGGGCGGGGTTTTCCCCGATCCGATCCTGAACCTGACCTGGAACTATGCCGATCCGGACGAGCCGATGCCGGACGAACTGGCCCGCGAGATGAACGGTCGCGCCCTGACGCCCGTTTACGACACGGCCGATCCGACCAAGGTGGTGGTCGAGGCGGGCAAGCAGCTGAAGAACTTTTCCCAGCTGCGCGACGACGGCTCGACCATGTGCGGCTGCTGGATCTATTCCGGCTGCTGGAATGAAGACGGCAACAATATGGCGCGCCGCGACAACAGCGACCCAAGCGGGCTTGGCGTCTTTGCCGACTGGGCCTTTGCCTGGCCGGTGAACCGCCGCATCCTCTATAACCGCGCCTCTGCGGATATGCAGGGCAGGCCCTGGGATCCGGAACGCGCTTTGCTGGCGTGGAACGGCGAACGTTGGGAAGGTCCGGACGTGCCGGATATCTCGCCCACGGCGAAACCCGGCGAGGTCATGCCCTTCATCATGAACCCCGAGGGAACCTCTCGGCTCTTCACGCGTGGCATGATGCGTGACGGACCTTTCCCGACGCATATGGAACCGTTCGAAAGCCCGGTGGAAAACGTCTTCAACGCCAAGATGCGGGGCAACCCGGCATCGCGGGTCTTCGTTGACGATGCCGAACAATTCGCCACCAGCGATGAGTTCCCCTTTGTCGGCACCTCGTATCGCCTGACAGAGCATTTCCACTACTGGACCAAGCACAACCCGGTCAACGCCACGCTTCAGCCGCAATTCTTCGTCGAGATCAGCGTGGAACTTGCCAATGAAAAGGGCATCCGGAATGGCGGTCGCGTCCGTGTCTGGAGCAAACGGGGCGAGGTCTGGGCCAAGGCGGTCGTGACCAAGCGGATCCAGCCGCTGACGGTGCGGGGCAAGACGGTGCATGTCGTCGGCATCCCGCTGCATTGGGGCTTCATGGGGGCCGCCAAGAAAGGTTTCGGGCCGAACAGCCTGACGCCCTTTGTCGGCGACGCCAATGTGGAAACGCCTGAATTCAAGGCCTTCCTTGTCAATATTGAACCCGCAGCAGAGGAGCCGGTGGCATGA
- a CDS encoding XRE family transcriptional regulator, with product MDIDSKTRLARVNDMSVEASAIRLRAAFLVTGLDRRNALAKAAGVSKTVLSNAMAGLTYPNRDLMKYLYLAHRIDFNFLMNGDFSQLPGDVQDKLFPALLTATKAWGQTED from the coding sequence ATGGATATTGATTCAAAGACACGCTTGGCAAGAGTGAACGATATGAGCGTCGAGGCGAGCGCAATCAGATTGCGCGCCGCCTTTCTCGTAACGGGCCTTGATCGGCGGAACGCGCTGGCGAAAGCCGCCGGGGTGTCGAAAACTGTCTTGAGCAATGCTATGGCCGGATTGACCTATCCCAATCGGGACCTGATGAAATATCTATACCTAGCACATCGAATAGATTTCAATTTCCTCATGAACGGTGACTTTTCCCAACTCCCTGGCGATGTCCAGGACAAGCTGTTCCCCGCACTTTTGACCGCAACCAAGGCCTGGGGCCAGACAGAGGATTGA